In Candidatus Alcyoniella australis, the DNA window CAGTGCAAGCTGAACTCCGGGTCGCTGCACACCAGCAGCCGTCCGCGCTGCTGGTCAAAGCGGGATTGGCCGTCGCCCAGCTGTACCTTGAAACCATCGGGGTACAGGCCCGCGGGCAGTACGATCTCGGTCAGTGCGTCCACGCCGGTCTCGCGCCATGTGACGTAAAATTTGGACTGGCCGATGTCGAACTGGAATTGGCACAGCTCGCCGGCCACTCGCGCGGGGTAGGGACGCGACAAGACGTCCGCCGCGGGCCGCTTTGCGCCATTGGTTCCGATCAGGCTGAAGTCCTCGTTGTTGTACAGCCGCTGTGAGGGGTTGAGGTCCCAGTAGAACCAATGCAGCAAGTAGCGGTCGGCCAGTGCGGCCGCGCTGTGACACAGCGCCTCCCCGTTGGTCGTGGTCGGCCGCACGCCCCAGGCGCAGAGCGATGCGGGCACTCCGCGCTCGTGGGCCGCTGACCACAGGCAGGACAGGGCGCTGCGCAACGCGCCTCCGGACCAATCGTGCTCGTCGTTTAGCAGTACGTCCGAGTCGAAGTACGGCGCGCTGAGCACCAGGCCGGGCAGCTCCAGTTCGCTAAGCGCGGCGCGATCGCAGGCGCGGCGCAAATGCGGCGGCGCGAAAAACAGCAGCGCGTCGGGGTCGGCCCGGCGCAGGGCCAGGGCCTTGTCCACGTAGTAGTTCAAGAGCACGCCGTGGACAAACGCGTGATCGAGCGGCGCGGCGTAGGGCTGGGATTGCAGCTCGTAGCCCACCACGTTCTCGCGGTCCGCCAGCCGTTGAGCCAGCATCAGGTGGGCCGCCAGCTCTGATTGACGCAGCGCGGCATCGGCGTAGAACAGGCCGTAGGCCTCGATCACCTCGTCGCGCAAATAGTATAAGTACCAATCGTGCGGCGCTTCGCCCGCGAACGGCTCGACGCCCGCGGGCAGGGCCCACTGCGGCGCGCCCGCGCCCCACAGCGCGCGGCCGTAGAGCTGACTCTGCCAGTCGATCACCACCCACAGGCCGCGTTGGGCCGCGGCGTCGACCAGCGATTCGACCCTGGCCAGATAATCCTGGTCGTAGACTCCGGGCTGCGGCTCGACCGCCTCCCAGACCACGTTGATGCGGATCGCGTTGAGCCCCCAATCAAACAGCGGGTCCAGCCAGGCAACGTCGTCGAGCATGGCAAACGGCGGGACCAGTCCGGCGCTGCCCACGTTGACGCCGCGCAGCAGCACCTCGCGCCCCAGGGAGTCGCACAGCCGTTCGCCGCAGACGTAAAGCGGTCCGGCCATCGAGCCCGCGGTCGGCTGCACAGCGACGTCGATCGGCTCGTCCTGGTCAAGCGGCGCATAGCCCTGAAAGCAGGCCGCGATCAGCACGGGCAACAGCAACGCCAGCAGCGCCCGCCGCCGCATCAGAACGGCACCTCGATCGAGAGCGAGGTGGCGAAGATCCGGCCCTCGCCCCGCAGCTCGTCGAACCCGTGGTACGCGGCGTACTGCGCAGTCTTGGTCCAACGGATCGGCGCGAAATAGCTGTATTGCACACCTAGCTGCACCTGGCAGTAGTCGGGCTGTTGCGGGTCGGGCCTGCCAAATCCCCAGCGCGTGCCCGCGGACAGCGCGTGGCGGTCGGAGTCGATGTAGTTGGTCAGGCC includes these proteins:
- a CDS encoding cellulase family glycosylhydrolase, whose protein sequence is MRRRALLALLLPVLIAACFQGYAPLDQDEPIDVAVQPTAGSMAGPLYVCGERLCDSLGREVLLRGVNVGSAGLVPPFAMLDDVAWLDPLFDWGLNAIRINVVWEAVEPQPGVYDQDYLARVESLVDAAAQRGLWVVIDWQSQLYGRALWGAGAPQWALPAGVEPFAGEAPHDWYLYYLRDEVIEAYGLFYADAALRQSELAAHLMLAQRLADRENVVGYELQSQPYAAPLDHAFVHGVLLNYYVDKALALRRADPDALLFFAPPHLRRACDRAALSELELPGLVLSAPYFDSDVLLNDEHDWSGGALRSALSCLWSAAHERGVPASLCAWGVRPTTTNGEALCHSAAALADRYLLHWFYWDLNPSQRLYNNEDFSLIGTNGAKRPAADVLSRPYPARVAGELCQFQFDIGQSKFYVTWRETGVDALTEIVLPAGLYPDGFKVQLGDGQSRFDQQRGRLLVCSDPEFSLHWLTLRPLR